From Bifidobacterium longum subsp. longum JCM 1217, one genomic window encodes:
- a CDS encoding MetQ/NlpA family ABC transporter substrate-binding protein, whose translation MTAATQPATPAAPNNNEPVRVNHTARNVIITIVVVAIIAVAAFFGYRAFAGANESSAKGSKGNPVKIGVVGATNPEWVKFKQDAEKAGIYVDIVDFQDYTSENPALDSGELDLNEFQHLLYLANYNVSNKKDLQPIGGTAIYPLGVYSTKVKDIKDLKQGDTVTIPNDETNQARAIGVLKAAGLVTLKGDWTAFSTPAYIDEAKSKVKVTPLKAEQVATTLKDPTIAAGVINNDYVADAGLDPKDAIYQDDAESEEARPYINVWVARKADVNNETYKKLVSIYQRKDVLDALQENSGGTAVFADKFSASELQGFLSDIEKDAKAQQ comes from the coding sequence ATGACAGCAGCAACCCAGCCGGCAACCCCGGCCGCTCCTAACAATAACGAGCCGGTGCGTGTGAACCACACCGCCCGCAACGTCATCATCACCATCGTGGTCGTGGCGATTATCGCCGTAGCCGCGTTCTTCGGCTACCGCGCGTTTGCCGGTGCCAACGAGTCGTCCGCCAAGGGCAGCAAGGGCAACCCGGTCAAGATCGGCGTGGTCGGCGCTACCAACCCCGAATGGGTCAAGTTCAAGCAGGACGCCGAGAAGGCCGGCATCTACGTCGACATCGTCGACTTCCAGGACTACACCTCCGAAAACCCGGCCCTTGACTCCGGCGAGCTGGACCTCAACGAATTCCAGCACCTGCTCTACTTGGCCAACTACAACGTGAGCAACAAGAAGGACCTGCAGCCCATCGGCGGCACCGCCATCTACCCGCTCGGCGTGTACTCCACCAAGGTCAAGGACATCAAGGACCTGAAGCAGGGCGACACCGTCACCATTCCGAACGACGAAACCAACCAGGCCCGCGCTATCGGCGTGCTCAAGGCCGCCGGTCTCGTGACGCTCAAGGGCGACTGGACCGCCTTCTCCACCCCGGCCTACATCGACGAAGCCAAGAGCAAGGTCAAGGTCACCCCGCTCAAGGCCGAACAGGTGGCCACCACCCTGAAGGACCCGACCATCGCCGCTGGTGTGATCAACAACGACTACGTGGCCGATGCCGGTCTCGACCCGAAGGACGCCATCTACCAGGATGACGCCGAATCCGAAGAGGCTCGCCCCTACATCAACGTGTGGGTGGCCCGCAAGGCGGACGTGAACAACGAGACCTACAAGAAGCTCGTTTCCATCTACCAGCGGAAGGATGTGCTCGACGCCCTGCAGGAGAACTCCGGCGGTACCGCGGTGTTCGCCGACAAGTTCAGCGCCAGCGAGCTGCAAGGCTTCCTGTCCGACATTGAGAAGGATGCCAAGGCCCAGCAGTGA
- a CDS encoding methionine ABC transporter ATP-binding protein, translating to MSDPIITFDHVVKEFKTRGRGANIARAVDDVSLTIDRGDIFGIIGYSGAGKSTLVRLINALERPTSGTVTVLGTDITSLSETKLRPIRQKIGMIFQQFNLFSTKTVAQNIAYPLQLDHWRKDYQDRRVNELLEFVGLSEHANKYPSQLSGGQKQRVGIARALATNPEILLADEATSALDPETTTEVLALLKRVNEEFGITIVLITHQMNVVQQIAGRVAVMSAGRVVKSGDVYDVFAAPQQPVTKRFIATALSGLPEEDRVERLHHEWSGRIVTVLIRQKDVSGTQGHELKASGQNISELIAKYGVESSLLYGGIDTVKGTAIGAITYEFNGPGWHVDEFLRELAANSDVIDFGTAAKPVAYADAVAGHASYAEDRAHDPLAADTATAPAASAAAHEGANA from the coding sequence ATGAGCGACCCCATCATCACCTTCGACCATGTCGTGAAGGAATTCAAAACACGCGGACGCGGCGCGAACATCGCACGAGCCGTGGATGACGTCAGCCTGACCATCGATCGCGGTGACATCTTCGGCATCATCGGCTATTCCGGTGCAGGCAAATCCACACTGGTCCGGCTTATCAACGCGCTCGAACGACCCACCTCCGGCACTGTGACCGTGCTTGGTACTGATATCACCTCTCTGAGTGAGACCAAGCTGCGGCCCATCCGCCAGAAAATCGGCATGATTTTCCAGCAGTTCAACCTGTTCTCCACCAAAACCGTGGCCCAGAACATCGCCTACCCACTGCAACTCGATCACTGGCGCAAGGACTATCAGGATCGTCGTGTCAACGAACTCCTTGAATTCGTGGGCCTCAGTGAGCACGCAAACAAATACCCTTCGCAGCTGTCCGGCGGCCAGAAGCAGCGCGTCGGCATCGCCCGCGCACTGGCCACTAATCCGGAGATTCTGCTCGCCGACGAAGCCACCAGCGCGCTCGACCCGGAAACCACCACCGAAGTGCTGGCCTTGCTCAAGCGTGTGAACGAGGAATTCGGCATCACCATTGTGCTTATCACCCATCAGATGAACGTGGTCCAGCAGATTGCCGGCCGCGTGGCCGTAATGAGCGCCGGACGCGTGGTCAAATCCGGCGACGTATACGATGTGTTCGCTGCACCCCAGCAGCCGGTGACCAAGCGATTCATTGCCACCGCATTGTCTGGCCTGCCCGAGGAAGACCGGGTCGAGCGATTGCATCACGAATGGTCGGGCCGCATTGTCACCGTGCTTATCCGCCAAAAGGACGTTTCCGGCACCCAAGGCCATGAACTCAAGGCATCCGGACAGAATATCTCCGAACTCATCGCCAAATACGGCGTCGAATCCAGCCTGCTCTACGGCGGCATCGACACGGTCAAGGGGACCGCCATCGGTGCCATCACCTACGAATTCAACGGGCCCGGCTGGCATGTGGACGAATTCCTGCGCGAGCTCGCCGCCAATAGCGACGTCATCGACTTCGGCACCGCCGCAAAGCCTGTGGCCTACGCCGACGCAGTCGCCGGACATGCCTCCTACGCCGAAGACCGCGCCCATGACCCACTGGCGGCCGATACTGCCACCGCGCCCGCCGCGTCCGCCGCCGCACATGAAGGAGCCAACGCATGA
- a CDS encoding methionine ABC transporter permease, with product MIILANPRSDWNVLRPLLFESIGQTLTMVLVTLVIGGFLGLILGVVLYGTRPGNLFENAVVYRILDIIVNIVRPIPFIIFLAAMQPLTIVVVGTSIGTVAAIFPMVVMCTFATSRLVEQNLVPVDPGVIEAARSMGAGKLTIIRTVLIPEALAPLILAYAFLFIGVLDMSAMAGYIGGGGLGNFAIAYGYQKFDQTVTWTAVIIMIVLVQVVQGIANAIAKRLLKRQQ from the coding sequence ATGATCATCCTCGCCAACCCGCGTAGCGACTGGAACGTGCTGCGTCCACTACTGTTCGAATCCATTGGCCAGACCCTGACCATGGTGCTCGTCACCCTCGTCATCGGCGGATTCCTCGGCCTGATCCTCGGCGTGGTGCTCTATGGCACCCGCCCCGGCAACCTGTTCGAGAACGCGGTCGTCTACCGCATCCTTGACATCATCGTCAACATCGTGCGCCCGATTCCGTTCATCATCTTCCTGGCAGCCATGCAGCCGCTCACCATCGTCGTGGTCGGCACGTCCATCGGCACCGTGGCCGCCATCTTCCCGATGGTGGTGATGTGCACCTTCGCCACCTCGCGTCTGGTCGAACAGAATCTCGTGCCGGTCGACCCGGGAGTAATCGAGGCCGCGCGTTCGATGGGTGCCGGCAAGCTCACCATCATCCGCACCGTGCTCATCCCCGAAGCCCTGGCACCGCTGATCCTGGCCTACGCCTTCCTGTTCATTGGCGTGCTCGACATGTCTGCCATGGCCGGCTACATCGGCGGTGGCGGTCTCGGTAACTTCGCCATCGCCTACGGCTACCAGAAGTTCGACCAGACCGTCACCTGGACGGCCGTGATCATCATGATCGTACTGGTCCAGGTGGTGCAGGGCATCGCCAACGCCATCGCCAAACGACTGCTCAAACGCCAGCAATAA
- a CDS encoding M20 metallopeptidase family protein, whose translation MSEHIDIDHELITIRHYLHAHPERSFREFGTSIYLTDQLKAHGIEILHNPLETGVVGLIQGEAGPGPRIGLRADIDGLPIVEDSGLEFSSVNEGVMHGCGHDLHMTGLLGAAFWLAEHRDKFAGSIKILFQPSEETGQGARAMIDAGLVDDVEAIIGTHNNPNYAPGQLAIGVEPMMAGCVKFRVTLHAQGTHAGYPYKGTGPIEALASIILSLQTIVSRNVTPFHPLVLSVTEVHGGHVWNVVPAEAGFQGTVRYFHKSDGNLVGRRFKEVVEHTAEAYGISADVVWDDFQDPLVSDPGLAKAVAADVNDYAQLEPIRQSMAGEDFCEFAKVTLPVFAFVGSNGQEGCADWHSPHFVGLDESIPTFVNFYVNTALRVLNELK comes from the coding sequence ATGAGTGAACATATCGACATCGACCACGAACTCATCACTATCCGCCACTACCTGCACGCCCATCCGGAGCGTAGTTTCCGTGAATTCGGCACCAGCATCTATCTGACCGACCAGCTCAAGGCGCACGGCATCGAGATCCTGCACAACCCGCTGGAGACTGGTGTTGTGGGGCTCATTCAGGGCGAGGCCGGTCCCGGGCCGCGTATCGGGCTGCGCGCTGACATCGACGGCCTGCCCATCGTGGAAGACTCCGGACTGGAGTTCAGCTCCGTCAATGAAGGCGTGATGCACGGCTGCGGCCACGACCTGCACATGACCGGTCTGCTCGGTGCCGCCTTCTGGCTCGCCGAGCACCGTGACAAGTTCGCCGGCTCGATCAAGATTCTGTTCCAGCCGAGTGAGGAGACCGGCCAAGGCGCTCGCGCCATGATCGACGCCGGACTCGTGGATGACGTCGAAGCCATTATCGGCACGCACAACAACCCCAACTATGCGCCCGGCCAGCTGGCCATCGGCGTTGAGCCGATGATGGCCGGCTGCGTGAAATTCCGCGTGACCCTCCACGCCCAAGGCACCCACGCCGGTTACCCGTACAAGGGCACCGGGCCCATCGAAGCGCTCGCCAGTATTATTCTGAGCCTGCAGACCATCGTGAGCCGCAACGTCACGCCCTTCCACCCGCTGGTGCTGTCCGTTACCGAAGTGCACGGCGGCCATGTGTGGAACGTGGTGCCCGCCGAAGCCGGATTCCAAGGGACTGTGCGCTATTTCCACAAGTCGGATGGCAATCTGGTCGGCCGCCGATTCAAGGAAGTGGTGGAACACACCGCCGAGGCATACGGCATCAGCGCCGACGTGGTCTGGGATGACTTTCAAGACCCGCTGGTCTCCGATCCAGGTCTCGCCAAGGCCGTGGCGGCGGATGTCAACGACTACGCGCAGCTCGAACCGATACGTCAGTCGATGGCGGGGGAGGACTTCTGCGAATTCGCCAAGGTGACGTTGCCGGTGTTCGCGTTCGTCGGGTCAAACGGCCAGGAAGGTTGCGCCGACTGGCATAGCCCGCATTTCGTGGGTCTCGACGAATCCATTCCCACCTTCGTCAACTTCTACGTCAACACCGCTCTGCGCGTGCTCAACGAGCTGAAGTAA
- a CDS encoding NAD+ synthase, with protein sequence MTQLRFALAQIDTCVGALDANAAKVLDYSRKAAAGNAQVVVFPEMTLTGYPIEDLALRRTFRQAAWDKANELATQLNDDGLGDLFVVVGTVGTDRKTSKPRNRLVVLHQGVVWAGYDKHFLPNYGVFDEFRIFSAGDRSVTLDVDGATIGVAICEDIWQDGGPVADLATKNIDLLLTINGSPYEEGKTNTRFELAQRRAAEVNAPVIYLNQVGGQDDLVFDGGSFVVDADGTLIERSPMFMENLTFWDFDSAAEHQAKAEIVPELGPDEEVYTACVLGLKDYMAKNHFTGVTLGLSGGIDSALVAAMAADACGGENVWGISMPSMYSSDGSKDDAADLASNIGAHYEVQPIEPLFNAYQQQLDLDGVSAENLQARIRGVIVMASSNSRGLLAVATGNKSELACGYSTIYGDAVGGYAPIKDLLKTRVWEISRWRNKAAAAGVGIGGLKIAGNEDGNTGIPLKDGVMIPVSSIEKAPSAELRPGQKDSDSLPEYALLDKVLAAYIEHAHGRADLLADGFDQVTVDTVMRLVDRAEWKRRQYPLGPKVTALAFGRDRRLPVTNAFRE encoded by the coding sequence ATGACACAGCTTCGCTTCGCACTCGCCCAGATCGACACCTGCGTCGGCGCGCTTGACGCCAACGCCGCCAAGGTGCTCGACTACTCCCGTAAAGCCGCCGCAGGAAACGCCCAAGTGGTTGTTTTCCCGGAAATGACCCTCACCGGATACCCCATCGAGGATCTGGCCCTGCGCCGCACCTTCCGCCAAGCCGCATGGGACAAGGCCAACGAACTCGCCACCCAGCTCAACGACGACGGCCTCGGCGATCTGTTCGTGGTGGTCGGCACCGTGGGCACCGACCGCAAGACCTCCAAGCCGCGCAACCGACTGGTGGTCTTGCACCAAGGCGTGGTCTGGGCTGGCTACGACAAGCACTTCCTGCCCAACTACGGCGTGTTCGACGAATTCCGCATCTTCTCCGCCGGCGACCGCTCCGTGACCCTCGACGTGGACGGCGCCACCATTGGCGTGGCCATCTGCGAGGACATCTGGCAGGACGGCGGACCGGTGGCCGACCTGGCCACCAAGAACATCGACCTGCTGCTCACCATCAACGGCTCGCCGTATGAGGAAGGCAAGACCAACACCCGTTTCGAGCTCGCCCAGCGTCGTGCCGCCGAGGTTAACGCCCCGGTCATCTACCTGAATCAGGTCGGCGGTCAAGACGACCTCGTCTTCGACGGCGGCAGCTTCGTGGTCGACGCCGACGGCACGCTTATCGAACGCAGCCCGATGTTCATGGAAAACCTGACGTTCTGGGACTTCGATTCCGCCGCCGAACATCAGGCCAAGGCCGAGATCGTTCCGGAACTCGGCCCGGACGAAGAGGTATACACCGCCTGCGTGCTCGGCCTCAAGGACTACATGGCCAAGAACCACTTCACCGGCGTGACGCTGGGCCTCTCAGGAGGCATCGACTCCGCACTGGTAGCCGCCATGGCGGCCGACGCATGCGGCGGCGAGAACGTCTGGGGCATCTCCATGCCCTCCATGTACTCCTCCGACGGTTCCAAAGACGACGCCGCCGATTTGGCCTCCAACATTGGCGCCCATTACGAGGTCCAGCCCATTGAGCCATTGTTCAACGCCTACCAACAGCAACTTGACCTTGATGGCGTCTCCGCCGAGAACCTGCAGGCCCGCATCCGCGGTGTGATCGTGATGGCCAGCTCCAATTCGCGCGGTCTGCTCGCCGTGGCCACCGGCAACAAGTCAGAGCTCGCCTGCGGCTACTCGACCATCTACGGCGATGCGGTAGGCGGCTACGCACCCATCAAGGACCTGCTCAAGACCCGTGTCTGGGAGATCAGCCGTTGGCGTAACAAGGCCGCGGCCGCAGGCGTCGGCATCGGCGGTCTCAAGATCGCGGGCAACGAGGACGGCAACACCGGCATCCCGTTGAAGGACGGCGTGATGATTCCGGTCTCCTCCATCGAGAAGGCACCCTCGGCCGAGTTGCGCCCCGGGCAGAAGGACTCCGACTCCCTGCCCGAATACGCGCTGCTCGACAAGGTGCTCGCCGCATACATCGAGCACGCGCACGGCCGCGCCGACCTGTTAGCCGACGGCTTCGACCAGGTCACCGTAGACACCGTGATGCGATTGGTGGACCGCGCCGAATGGAAGCGCCGCCAATACCCGCTGGGACCGAAGGTCACGGCCCTCGCGTTCGGCCGCGACCGCCGACTGCCCGTCACCAACGCATTCAGGGAATAA
- the pflB gene encoding formate C-acetyltransferase, producing the protein MTAVENAAVSQEELDAKAWAGFTEGNWQKDIDVRDFIQKNYTPYEGDETFLAPATEKTKHLWKYLDDNYLAVERKQRVYDVDTHTPADVDAFPAGYIDSPEVDNVVVGLQTDVPCKRAMMPNGGWRMVEQAIKEAGKEPDPEIKKIFTKYRKTHNDGVFGVYTKQIKVARHNKILTGLPDAYGRGRIIGDYRRVALYGVNKLIAFKKRDKDSVPYRNDFTEPEIEHWIRFREEHDEQIKALKKLINLGNEYGLDLSRPAQTAQEAVQWTYMGYLASIKSQDGAAMSFGRNSAFLDCYIERDLQAGKITETDAQELIDNIVMKLRIVRFLRTKDYDSIFSGDPYWATWSDAGFGDDGRSMVTKTSFRLLNTLTLEHLGPGPEPNITIFWDPKLPEAYKRFCAKISIDTSAIQYESDKEIRSHWGDDAAIACCVSPMRVGKQMQFFAARVNSAKALLYAINGGRDEMTGMQVIDKGVIEPITPEADGTLDYEKVKNNYEKALEWLSETYVMALNIIHYMHDKYAYESIEMALHDKEVYRTLGCGMSGLSIAADSLAAVKYAKVYPIYNKDAKTLEGHEYEYVEGADDDLVVGYRTEGEFPVYGNDDDRADDIAKWVVSTVMGQVKRLPVYRGAVPTQSILTITSNVEYGKNTGSFPSRHKKGTPYAPGANPENGMDSHGMLPSMFSVGKIDYNDALDGISLTNTITPDGLGRDEDERIGNLVGILDAGNGHGLYHANINVLRRETMEDAVEHPEKYPHLTVRVSGYAVNFVKLTKEQQLDVISRTFHQGAVVD; encoded by the coding sequence ATGACCGCAGTGGAAAATGCAGCTGTCTCCCAGGAGGAGCTCGACGCCAAGGCGTGGGCCGGCTTCACCGAGGGCAACTGGCAGAAGGATATTGACGTCCGCGACTTCATCCAGAAGAACTACACCCCGTACGAGGGCGACGAGACATTCCTGGCTCCTGCCACCGAGAAGACCAAGCACCTGTGGAAGTACCTCGACGACAACTACCTGGCCGTGGAGCGCAAGCAGCGCGTCTACGACGTGGACACCCATACCCCGGCCGACGTCGACGCCTTCCCGGCCGGCTACATCGACTCCCCGGAAGTCGATAACGTGGTCGTTGGCCTCCAGACCGACGTTCCCTGCAAGCGCGCGATGATGCCGAACGGTGGCTGGCGCATGGTCGAGCAGGCCATCAAGGAAGCCGGCAAGGAACCGGATCCGGAGATCAAGAAGATCTTCACCAAGTACCGCAAGACCCACAACGACGGCGTCTTCGGCGTGTACACCAAGCAGATCAAGGTCGCCCGCCACAACAAGATCCTCACCGGTCTGCCGGACGCCTACGGCCGTGGCCGCATCATCGGCGACTACCGCCGCGTCGCCCTGTACGGCGTGAACAAGCTCATCGCCTTCAAGAAGCGCGACAAGGACTCCGTGCCGTACCGCAACGACTTCACCGAGCCGGAGATCGAGCACTGGATCCGCTTCCGTGAGGAGCACGACGAGCAGATCAAGGCTCTGAAGAAGCTCATCAACCTCGGCAACGAGTACGGCCTCGACCTGTCCCGCCCGGCCCAGACCGCGCAGGAAGCCGTGCAGTGGACCTACATGGGCTACCTGGCCTCCATCAAGTCCCAGGACGGCGCCGCCATGTCCTTCGGCCGCAACTCCGCCTTCCTCGACTGCTACATCGAGCGCGACCTCCAGGCCGGCAAGATCACCGAGACCGACGCCCAGGAGCTCATCGACAACATCGTCATGAAGCTGCGCATCGTGCGCTTCCTGCGTACCAAGGACTACGATTCGATCTTCTCCGGCGACCCGTACTGGGCGACCTGGTCCGACGCCGGCTTCGGCGATGACGGCCGTTCGATGGTCACCAAGACCTCGTTCCGTCTGCTCAACACCCTGACCCTCGAGCACCTCGGACCTGGCCCCGAGCCGAACATCACCATCTTCTGGGATCCGAAGCTGCCTGAGGCCTACAAGCGCTTCTGCGCCAAGATCTCCATCGACACCTCGGCCATCCAGTACGAGTCCGACAAGGAAATTCGTAGCCACTGGGGCGACGACGCTGCCATCGCATGCTGCGTCTCCCCGATGCGCGTGGGCAAGCAGATGCAGTTCTTCGCCGCCCGCGTGAACTCCGCCAAGGCCCTGCTGTACGCCATCAACGGCGGCCGCGACGAGATGACCGGCATGCAGGTCATCGACAAGGGCGTGATCGAGCCGATTACCCCGGAGGCCGACGGCACCCTCGATTACGAGAAGGTCAAGAACAACTACGAGAAGGCCCTCGAATGGCTGTCCGAGACCTACGTCATGGCCCTGAACATCATCCACTACATGCACGATAAGTACGCGTACGAGTCCATCGAGATGGCCCTGCACGACAAGGAAGTGTACCGCACCCTCGGCTGCGGCATGTCCGGTCTGTCCATCGCCGCCGACTCCCTCGCCGCCGTCAAGTACGCCAAGGTCTACCCGATCTACAACAAGGACGCGAAGACCCTGGAAGGCCACGAGTACGAGTACGTTGAGGGCGCCGATGACGATCTGGTCGTCGGCTACCGCACCGAGGGCGAGTTCCCGGTCTACGGCAACGACGACGACCGCGCCGACGACATCGCCAAGTGGGTTGTCTCCACCGTGATGGGCCAGGTCAAGCGCCTGCCCGTCTACCGTGGCGCCGTCCCGACCCAGTCCATCCTGACGATCACCTCCAACGTCGAGTACGGCAAGAACACCGGTTCCTTCCCGTCCCGCCACAAGAAGGGCACCCCGTACGCCCCGGGCGCCAACCCGGAGAACGGCATGGACTCGCACGGCATGCTGCCGTCCATGTTCTCCGTCGGCAAGATCGACTACAACGACGCCCTCGACGGCATCTCGCTGACCAACACCATCACCCCCGATGGCCTGGGCCGCGACGAGGACGAGCGCATCGGCAACCTGGTCGGCATCCTGGACGCCGGCAACGGCCACGGCCTCTACCACGCGAACATCAACGTTCTGCGCCGCGAGACCATGGAGGACGCCGTCGAGCACCCCGAGAAGTACCCGCACCTGACCGTGCGCGTCTCCGGCTACGCGGTGAACTTCGTCAAGCTCACCAAGGAGCAGCAGCTCGACGTCATCTCCCGTACCTTCCACCAAGGTGCCGTCGTCGACTGA
- the pflA gene encoding pyruvate formate-lyase-activating protein, which translates to MPATPTFRTTTRHMLKESKTYASQTLMGGLSGFESPIGLDRRDRLSALKSGDIGFVHSWDINTSVDGPGTRMTVFMSGCPLRCQYCQNPDTWKMRDGKPVYLDAMIKKVDRYKDLFKATHGGITFSGGESMMQPAFVSRVFHAAKEMGVHTCLDTSGFLNTNYTDEMLEDIDLCLLDVKSGDEETYHKVTGGTLQPTIDFGQRLAKAGKKIWVRFVLVPGLTDSEENVENVAKICESFGDAVEHIDVLGFHQLGRPKWHELRIPYPLENQKGPNAATRERVTNQFKDHGFTVY; encoded by the coding sequence ATGCCCGCAACACCCACGTTCCGCACCACGACCAGGCATATGCTCAAGGAATCGAAGACCTATGCCTCGCAGACTTTGATGGGCGGCCTTTCCGGCTTTGAATCCCCAATCGGACTCGACCGACGTGACCGCCTTTCCGCCCTGAAATCCGGCGATATCGGCTTCGTCCACTCTTGGGACATCAACACCTCCGTGGACGGACCGGGCACCCGCATGACCGTGTTCATGTCCGGCTGCCCGCTGCGCTGCCAGTACTGCCAGAACCCGGACACTTGGAAGATGCGCGACGGCAAGCCCGTCTACCTTGACGCCATGATCAAGAAGGTCGATCGTTACAAGGACCTGTTCAAGGCCACGCATGGCGGTATCACCTTCTCCGGCGGCGAATCCATGATGCAGCCCGCCTTCGTCTCGCGTGTGTTCCATGCCGCCAAGGAGATGGGCGTGCACACCTGCCTCGATACGTCCGGCTTCCTCAACACGAATTACACCGACGAGATGCTCGAGGACATCGACCTGTGTCTGCTCGACGTCAAATCCGGCGACGAGGAGACCTATCACAAGGTCACCGGCGGCACCTTGCAGCCCACCATCGATTTTGGCCAGCGACTGGCCAAGGCCGGCAAGAAGATCTGGGTGCGATTTGTGCTCGTGCCGGGCCTGACCGACTCCGAAGAGAACGTCGAAAACGTGGCGAAGATCTGCGAGTCCTTCGGTGATGCCGTCGAACACATCGACGTGCTGGGATTCCACCAGCTTGGCCGCCCGAAGTGGCACGAACTGCGCATCCCATACCCGCTGGAGAACCAGAAGGGACCCAACGCCGCCACCCGCGAACGGGTGACCAACCAGTTCAAGGACCACGGCTTCACCGTGTATTAA
- a CDS encoding DUF3000 family protein → MADIYAFPTGESNDGRPVRPQGVPDEVWAAVESVSTMKRIHDVRYREIPVPSTLADYGIGVEFEAGERALGDAFSAGLGSDAESRIATGWIMMLYAHELRIDWDSNWRCVAFARLPLETAENDSLTPGMYWDDMCDYFDGIEPDSVSGTVTVTQNTAFGSMAGSTSAGCEIRVSWTPLDGTGPDGTMDAGAQVRSWAAFIRSTIRFEEDDAS, encoded by the coding sequence ATGGCCGACATCTACGCATTTCCTACGGGAGAGTCCAACGACGGACGCCCCGTGCGCCCTCAGGGTGTGCCGGATGAAGTATGGGCAGCCGTCGAATCCGTCAGCACCATGAAGCGCATCCATGACGTGCGCTATCGGGAGATTCCCGTGCCTTCCACCTTGGCCGATTATGGTATCGGCGTGGAATTCGAAGCGGGAGAGCGTGCCCTCGGCGATGCCTTTTCCGCCGGTCTTGGCAGCGATGCCGAATCACGAATCGCCACAGGCTGGATCATGATGCTTTATGCTCATGAGCTGCGCATTGACTGGGATTCCAACTGGCGTTGCGTGGCGTTCGCGCGACTGCCGCTGGAAACCGCCGAAAACGATTCTCTGACCCCCGGCATGTACTGGGATGACATGTGCGACTATTTCGACGGCATCGAGCCGGATTCGGTATCCGGCACAGTCACCGTGACCCAAAACACGGCTTTTGGCTCGATGGCCGGCTCCACCAGCGCCGGGTGTGAGATTCGCGTCTCATGGACCCCGCTTGACGGGACCGGGCCGGACGGTACTATGGACGCCGGCGCACAAGTCCGCTCGTGGGCCGCATTCATCAGATCCACCATCCGTTTTGAGGAGGATGACGCCAGTTGA